In Prochlorococcus marinus XMU1411, one genomic interval encodes:
- the murA gene encoding UDP-N-acetylglucosamine 1-carboxyvinyltransferase — protein MICVSKKTSYLKSQNLKIFGQGKLNGIVEISGAKNSALVLLAASLLTNERIVLQNVPRLTDIEKMANILRNLGVKIIEKNNKLEIDSQNISIKELPYELVNGLRASFFCIGPLLSKFGEAKVPLPGGCNIGSRPIDEHINGLKALGAEILIEEEIVKANIKGDKSRLIGTDIKLKCPSVGATETLIMAASLAEGRTTIENAAREPEIQDLCQMLNKMGAKIYDSGKEKIIIDGVNKLCGCTHKVIPDRIEAGTFLIAAAATSSSITIAPVIPNHLEAVTNKLQESGSKITIKGNSITIKGNKIEGVDIETAPFPGFPTDLQAPFTTLMAIANGESKITETIFENRMNHVHLLNKMGANIKLNKNIAYIKGVNKIKGMDLIGSDLRSSAALIIAGIIAEGNSRIYGLEHLDRGYENFESKLKILGIKITREFSKKTLTNKEFKTSSDPADIPRYKAA, from the coding sequence ATGATTTGCGTAAGCAAAAAGACGTCATATCTTAAATCACAAAATTTAAAGATTTTTGGCCAAGGCAAATTAAATGGAATCGTTGAAATAAGTGGTGCGAAGAATTCGGCCTTAGTTTTGCTTGCCGCATCATTACTAACTAATGAAAGAATAGTTCTTCAGAATGTTCCTCGCCTTACTGATATTGAAAAAATGGCTAATATTCTTAGAAATTTAGGGGTTAAAATAATAGAAAAAAACAATAAATTAGAGATAGATTCACAAAATATTTCTATTAAAGAACTTCCATATGAACTTGTTAATGGACTAAGAGCAAGTTTCTTTTGTATCGGTCCACTATTAAGTAAATTTGGAGAGGCTAAAGTCCCTTTACCTGGAGGGTGCAATATTGGTTCAAGGCCAATAGATGAGCACATTAACGGGCTTAAAGCACTAGGAGCGGAAATTCTTATTGAAGAAGAAATTGTCAAAGCAAATATAAAAGGAGATAAAAGCAGATTAATTGGTACCGATATCAAATTAAAGTGCCCAAGCGTAGGAGCTACTGAAACTTTAATAATGGCCGCATCACTAGCGGAGGGAAGAACTACGATTGAGAATGCTGCAAGAGAACCTGAAATTCAGGATTTATGCCAAATGCTAAATAAAATGGGGGCAAAAATTTACGACTCTGGCAAAGAAAAAATAATTATTGATGGTGTTAATAAGCTGTGTGGTTGTACTCATAAAGTAATTCCAGATCGAATAGAAGCTGGCACTTTTTTAATAGCTGCTGCGGCGACTTCCTCTTCGATAACAATTGCTCCTGTAATTCCTAATCATCTTGAAGCTGTCACGAATAAGCTTCAAGAGAGTGGAAGTAAAATTACTATTAAAGGTAATTCAATTACAATCAAGGGTAATAAGATCGAAGGGGTAGATATTGAAACAGCTCCTTTCCCAGGATTTCCAACTGATTTGCAAGCACCATTTACAACTTTAATGGCAATCGCAAATGGTGAATCAAAGATAACTGAAACAATTTTCGAAAACAGAATGAACCATGTTCATTTACTTAACAAAATGGGGGCAAATATAAAATTAAATAAAAATATAGCTTATATCAAAGGTGTTAACAAAATTAAGGGGATGGATCTAATTGGATCTGATTTGAGGTCTTCAGCTGCATTAATAATTGCTGGGATCATAGCTGAAGGTAATAGTAGGATTTATGGTTTAGAGCATTTGGATAGAGGTTATGAAAATTTTGAATCAAAACTAAAAATATTGGGTATCAAAATAACCAGAGAGTTTAGCAAAAAAACATTAACAAATAAGGAATTTAAGACCAGTTCAGACCCTGCAGATATTCCTCGATATAAAGCTGCTTAA